A portion of the Candidatus Nitrosotenuis aquarius genome contains these proteins:
- the trxA gene encoding thioredoxin: MGLDHVSNAKDWQTKVVDSAKPVFVDFWAEWCGPCRMVGPVVEELAKDYAGKVEFVKVNVDEANELAAKYNIFSIPTLMLLNKGQVVAQQVGAASKESYKNMIERALANA; encoded by the coding sequence ATGGGACTAGATCACGTTTCAAACGCTAAAGACTGGCAGACCAAGGTAGTAGACTCTGCCAAGCCTGTCTTTGTGGACTTTTGGGCTGAATGGTGCGGACCATGCAGAATGGTAGGACCTGTAGTCGAGGAGCTAGCAAAGGATTACGCAGGCAAAGTTGAGTTTGTCAAGGTAAACGTAGATGAGGCCAATGAACTGGCAGCAAAATACAACATCTTTTCCATTCCGACACTAATGTTGCTAAACAAGGGCCAAGTCGTTGCACAGCAAGTAGGCGCAGCTTCCAAGGAATCTTACAAAAACATGATAGAGCGCGCGCTGGCAAACGCCTAA
- the ureG gene encoding urease accessory protein UreG, translated as MAKRIPRIGIGGPVGSGKSMLIEKIVPVLARRGYRICVISNDVISKEDADRIRKNLATTQGLLPENMVIGIATGGCPHTAIREDPSMNLAVIEEIEQNHPELDLIILESGGDNVMTTFSPALADYFIYIVDVSGGDKYPRKGGLGIESCDLLVINKIDLAPLVNADLSVMDRDAKTIRKGRPHVFVNCMDQTGIEKVSDHIVEDLLFEEPPKAQLK; from the coding sequence ATGGCAAAAAGAATCCCGCGAATAGGAATTGGAGGCCCCGTCGGCTCTGGCAAAAGCATGCTAATTGAGAAAATTGTTCCAGTGCTTGCAAGGCGTGGCTATAGGATCTGCGTCATATCAAACGATGTAATATCAAAGGAAGATGCCGACAGAATAAGAAAAAATCTGGCAACAACACAGGGATTGCTTCCTGAAAACATGGTCATTGGAATTGCCACCGGGGGATGCCCTCACACAGCAATACGCGAAGATCCGTCGATGAATTTGGCAGTAATTGAGGAAATTGAGCAAAACCATCCTGAGCTAGACCTGATAATTCTTGAAAGCGGGGGCGATAACGTGATGACTACGTTTAGTCCTGCACTGGCGGACTATTTCATTTACATCGTTGATGTCTCTGGAGGCGACAAGTATCCAAGAAAGGGAGGCCTTGGGATAGAGTCATGCGATCTTCTTGTAATAAACAAAATCGATCTTGCGCCGCTTGTCAATGCAGACCTCTCAGTAATGGACAGGGACGCCAAAACAATCCGCAAGGGCAGGCCGCACGTATTTGTAAACTGCATGGACCAAACCGGAATAGAAAAAGTATCTGACCATATCGTTGAAGATCTGCTCTTTGAGGAGCCTCCAAAGGCGCAACTGAAATGA
- a CDS encoding MIP/aquaporin family protein, whose translation MHKSNFVIFLAELAGTFGLLVAATGSIVYDGMMGNALGIGFIAMIHFVGLGAMIFLFGRYSMAHFNPAVTIAYFIAKYISAKQILVYVTAQAIGAFLGSLFVKYVIGDFARLGLNSPNHQYPAWGFFGVEVLATVFLMGSILIAVNIRGLQTVLISAIIAGTVALDVFFLGAVSGASMNPIRSLFPALFTGATKDLWLYWTAPFIGAAIVGIIYKKKFVK comes from the coding sequence ATGCACAAGTCCAATTTTGTCATATTTTTGGCAGAACTGGCCGGAACATTTGGGCTGCTTGTCGCAGCCACTGGCTCTATTGTATATGATGGAATGATGGGAAATGCACTTGGTATTGGTTTTATTGCCATGATCCATTTTGTTGGATTGGGGGCAATGATATTTTTGTTTGGCAGATACTCGATGGCTCACTTTAATCCTGCAGTCACAATTGCATATTTTATTGCAAAATACATCAGCGCAAAACAAATCCTAGTTTATGTTACGGCACAGGCAATAGGTGCGTTCTTGGGAAGCCTGTTTGTAAAATATGTAATTGGGGATTTTGCAAGACTTGGGCTCAATTCACCGAACCATCAATACCCGGCATGGGGGTTCTTTGGCGTAGAGGTCTTAGCTACTGTATTTTTGATGGGAAGCATATTGATTGCAGTGAACATAAGGGGACTGCAGACTGTTCTTATCAGCGCCATAATTGCTGGAACTGTTGCACTAGATGTGTTTTTCTTAGGCGCCGTCTCTGGTGCATCAATGAATCCAATTCGATCGCTGTTTCCTGCGCTATTTACTGGTGCAACGAAAGATCTGTGGTTATATTGGACTGCACCATTCATCGGAGCTGCAATAGTGGGAATAATATACAAAAAGAAATTTGTAAAATAG
- a CDS encoding arsenate reductase ArsC translates to MKKILFVCVENAGRSQMAEAFFRKYAPDKFYASSAGTKPSSKVNPMVVEAMKEVGINLQDNTPKSLTNEMLSDSVAVNMGCMDKESCPALFVKDVLDWNISDPKGKSISEVRKIRDQIELKVLELVKKLEEGQN, encoded by the coding sequence ATGAAAAAAATTCTCTTTGTTTGCGTTGAAAACGCAGGCCGAAGCCAGATGGCAGAAGCGTTCTTTAGGAAATATGCTCCAGACAAATTTTACGCATCAAGCGCTGGCACAAAACCAAGCTCCAAAGTCAACCCCATGGTCGTGGAGGCAATGAAAGAGGTCGGAATTAATCTTCAAGACAACACTCCAAAATCCCTAACAAATGAAATGCTGAGCGATTCTGTAGCAGTCAACATGGGATGTATGGATAAGGAGTCATGCCCTGCCTTGTTTGTAAAGGACGTTCTTGACTGGAACATTTCTGACCCAAAAGGAAAGTCAATTAGTGAAGTGCGTAAAATCCGCGACCAAATCGAGCTCAAAGTACTGGAGCTGGTAAAAAAACTTGAAGAAGGCCAGAACTGA
- a CDS encoding universal stress protein has protein sequence MIEILRRDKILCAKNVIEFFDKIEIGAPAEKIIEYSHRWHFVITMGSKRSGLRAKYYLRSVANEVLKNSPVPVLIVK, from the coding sequence ATGATAGAGATTTTACGAAGAGACAAGATTCTTTGTGCAAAAAACGTAATAGAGTTTTTTGATAAAATAGAGATAGGTGCTCCTGCAGAAAAGATAATTGAGTATTCACATAGATGGCACTTTGTAATTACTATGGGATCAAAGCGGTCAGGCCTGAGAGCCAAGTATTATTTGAGAAGTGTCGCAAATGAAGTGCTGAAAAATTCGCCAGTTCCAGTTCTAATAGTAAAATAG
- a CDS encoding urease subunit gamma, with protein sequence MFLTPREIDKLHIFLAAELARKRKARGLKLNHPEAVALITDHILEGARDGKSVADLMSSGKKVLTRNDVLPEVPEIIHTIQVEATFDDGTKLVTVHDPIV encoded by the coding sequence ATGTTTTTGACTCCAAGAGAGATTGACAAGTTACACATTTTTTTGGCCGCAGAACTTGCGCGCAAAAGAAAAGCAAGAGGCCTCAAGCTTAATCACCCAGAAGCAGTGGCACTAATTACTGATCATATACTAGAGGGGGCAAGGGACGGCAAGTCAGTTGCAGACTTGATGAGCTCCGGAAAAAAAGTCCTAACAAGAAATGATGTTTTACCCGAAGTTCCCGAAATAATTCACACTATTCAAGTCGAGGCCACATTTGATGATGGAACGAAGCTAGTCACAGTTCACGACCCTATTGTGTAA
- a CDS encoding zinc ribbon domain-containing protein — protein MSLGEVDTLNLLAEKLDNLFKDSQGYYESFLDANTMYKQGKLSDKEFFEKLGDYTVAYSALEFLAVKVIFELKKALDRAGAGNLGGTQSPGLMPGMGAPGLGMPGRVPVMPAQTPGRPPSVVSAQQAFSAPGTLPSPDPALAPRSSVQSSGSGCKSCGAELRAGAKFCTKCGTKV, from the coding sequence ATGTCGCTAGGCGAGGTAGACACACTCAATCTTTTAGCCGAAAAGCTAGACAATCTCTTCAAGGACTCGCAAGGATACTATGAGTCGTTTTTGGATGCAAACACAATGTACAAGCAGGGCAAGCTATCAGACAAGGAATTCTTTGAAAAGCTAGGTGACTATACCGTTGCATATTCAGCATTAGAGTTTTTGGCAGTCAAGGTGATCTTTGAGCTCAAAAAAGCGCTCGACAGGGCAGGCGCTGGAAATCTTGGCGGAACACAGTCTCCAGGGTTGATGCCTGGAATGGGCGCACCGGGACTGGGAATGCCGGGACGAGTCCCAGTAATGCCTGCACAAACACCGGGAAGGCCGCCATCTGTTGTTTCTGCACAACAAGCGTTTTCTGCGCCAGGAACATTACCGTCTCCGGATCCGGCACTGGCGCCAAGATCATCCGTGCAATCCTCAGGATCTGGATGCAAGTCATGTGGTGCCGAGCTGCGAGCAGGCGCCAAGTTCTGCACCAAGTGCGGAACCAAAGTTTAG
- a CDS encoding urease subunit beta → MIPGQYFISEKPIIANQGKKTVTISVKNTGDRPIQVGSHTHFFESNKALEFAREESYGFHLNIAAGTSVRFEPGETKKVELTEYGGKRVVFGFSGLVNGPLSEKKSEAMQKAKKAGFRGA, encoded by the coding sequence ATGATACCAGGACAGTACTTTATCTCTGAGAAGCCAATAATTGCAAACCAGGGAAAAAAGACAGTAACAATATCGGTCAAAAATACAGGAGACAGGCCAATCCAAGTCGGCTCTCATACTCATTTTTTTGAGTCAAACAAGGCACTCGAGTTTGCGCGAGAGGAATCATATGGATTTCATCTCAACATTGCCGCAGGCACATCAGTTCGATTTGAGCCTGGCGAGACAAAAAAAGTCGAGCTGACCGAATATGGCGGAAAAAGAGTCGTCTTTGGGTTCAGCGGGCTGGTAAATGGGCCGCTATCGGAAAAAAAATCAGAGGCGATGCAAAAGGCCAAAAAGGCCGGGTTTAGAGGCGCATGA
- a CDS encoding urease accessory protein UreE — MLKVQRIIGNIFDDPAIAKEFESNTHNENYKTIHVLRHDLEKTRLKQKASDGTAIGINIEYDKKMTHGDVLYGDDVKVLIRQVPEPTITVRFAGLEPKSLILLGHIIGNLHRPVSLGNDSISIPIHSEAEIDMFRSAFRDLADKIELVQEEKIFQPHKSMDVHGH; from the coding sequence TTGCTCAAAGTTCAAAGAATAATTGGAAATATTTTTGATGATCCCGCTATTGCAAAAGAATTCGAGTCCAACACACATAATGAAAATTACAAAACCATACATGTTTTACGCCATGATCTTGAAAAAACAAGACTAAAGCAAAAAGCATCCGACGGCACGGCAATCGGAATAAACATCGAATATGACAAAAAAATGACACACGGGGATGTCCTGTATGGGGATGACGTCAAAGTTCTGATACGGCAGGTCCCAGAGCCTACGATCACAGTCAGATTTGCAGGCCTTGAGCCAAAATCCCTCATTTTACTTGGGCACATCATAGGTAATCTGCACAGGCCTGTCTCGCTTGGAAACGACTCTATATCGATTCCAATTCACTCTGAGGCAGAAATTGACATGTTTCGCTCAGCATTCCGGGATCTGGCAGACAAAATCGAGCTAGTACAGGAAGAAAAAATTTTTCAGCCTCACAAATCCATGGATGTACATGGACACTGA
- a CDS encoding urease accessory protein UreD, translating into MIQINSEKIPEEFAQYLQNNSDIEKVGNLQITLAMDEAKNKTIIVHQYSKAPLLTQKALHYDVANPAMAYLFLMSSSGGILQGDRHHIQISVQNNAIANVTTQGATRIYKMESNYAAQFIDITVGDNAYLEFLPDQIIPYKKSRYFQRVQMTAGADSTIVYSEIVMPGRVAMGELFDYDLCYLKMVAKNKNGKTLFMDSLKLDPKHEFSRMGILGTKSVFGTMYIITKKEQLQKISDEINSVLENSDLTSGCSFLPEDCGLVVKILGDLSEDIKTLMHQCVRVVRKHVLDSSFAELRKT; encoded by the coding sequence ATGATTCAGATAAATTCAGAAAAGATACCGGAAGAATTTGCCCAGTATTTGCAAAATAATTCTGACATTGAAAAAGTCGGCAACCTGCAAATCACACTTGCAATGGATGAGGCAAAAAACAAGACAATAATAGTGCATCAATATTCCAAGGCGCCGCTTCTGACGCAAAAGGCTCTGCACTATGATGTGGCAAATCCCGCCATGGCTTATTTGTTCTTGATGTCTTCGTCTGGCGGAATTCTTCAGGGAGACAGGCATCACATCCAGATATCGGTACAAAACAATGCAATTGCAAACGTGACTACGCAAGGAGCCACAAGAATCTATAAAATGGAGTCAAACTATGCCGCCCAATTCATAGACATCACAGTAGGCGATAATGCGTATCTAGAGTTTTTACCAGACCAGATAATTCCGTACAAAAAATCCAGGTATTTTCAGCGGGTGCAAATGACGGCTGGAGCCGATTCTACTATAGTGTATTCAGAGATAGTAATGCCTGGACGTGTGGCAATGGGTGAGTTATTTGACTATGATTTATGCTATCTGAAGATGGTTGCAAAAAACAAAAATGGCAAGACCTTGTTCATGGATTCTCTCAAGCTTGATCCAAAGCATGAATTCAGCCGAATGGGAATTCTTGGAACCAAGTCCGTTTTTGGAACCATGTACATTATAACAAAAAAGGAACAACTGCAAAAAATCTCAGACGAGATCAATTCTGTCTTGGAAAATTCTGATCTGACAAGTGGCTGTTCGTTTTTGCCAGAAGATTGCGGCCTAGTCGTAAAAATACTGGGAGATCTTTCTGAAGACATCAAAACTCTAATGCACCAGTGCGTCAGAGTTGTGCGAAAACATGTTTTAGATTCTTCGTTTGCTGAACTAAGAAAGACCTAA
- a CDS encoding 4-hydroxyphenylacetate 3-hydroxylase family protein, translating to MAIRTGQDYINSLKGRNLTVYLFGEKIQDPVEHPMIRPSINAVAETYDLAVREEDLASPMSKIAGKRVNRFLHIAESANDLVLQNKMQRKLGQLTGTCFQRCVGMDALNSLHSTTFEIDEKYHTNYHKRLLEFIKKMQENNYVIGGAMTDVKGDRSKAPSEQGDPDLFVHVTKRTPEGVYVTGAKAHQTGVINSHWMIIMPTIRLTEKDKDWGIVGAIPVDAPGITYIYGRQSCDTRSMEGGDIDAGNSQFAGQEAMVILDNVFIPNDLIFMNGEVEFAAMLVERFTCYHRRSYVCKTGLGDVLIGAAAAISDYNGIPDVSHIREKLVEMTHLNESIYAAGISSSYQAQEMKSGVWLNDDMLANVCKHNVTRFPYEISRLAQDIAGGLVVTLPSEQDFRNPTTGPLLKKYLAGRKGTDVENRMRILRLIENMTLGRNAVGYLTESMHGAGSPQAQRIQIARQMQLSYKKTLAKNLANVKDDPEDAKENSDYFKRVFKITK from the coding sequence ATGGCAATTAGGACTGGCCAAGATTACATCAATAGTCTTAAGGGCAGAAATCTGACTGTCTATCTTTTTGGAGAAAAAATACAAGATCCAGTCGAACATCCGATGATCCGGCCGTCAATTAACGCAGTTGCAGAAACATACGATCTAGCGGTGCGCGAAGAAGATCTTGCATCCCCCATGTCCAAAATAGCGGGAAAAAGAGTAAACCGATTCTTGCACATTGCGGAATCTGCAAATGATTTGGTACTCCAAAACAAAATGCAAAGAAAGCTAGGCCAGCTGACCGGAACATGTTTTCAGCGATGCGTAGGAATGGATGCGCTAAACTCGCTTCACTCCACTACATTTGAAATCGATGAAAAGTATCATACCAATTATCACAAAAGACTCTTGGAATTTATCAAAAAAATGCAGGAAAACAACTACGTAATCGGAGGCGCAATGACTGATGTCAAGGGCGACAGAAGCAAGGCACCATCCGAACAAGGAGACCCTGACCTCTTTGTGCATGTCACTAAGCGAACACCGGAAGGAGTGTACGTAACAGGAGCAAAGGCCCACCAGACAGGAGTTATCAACTCTCACTGGATGATAATAATGCCCACAATACGCTTGACAGAAAAAGACAAGGACTGGGGCATTGTCGGCGCAATCCCAGTTGACGCACCTGGCATCACATACATCTACGGAAGACAGTCCTGCGACACGCGAAGCATGGAGGGAGGCGACATTGATGCAGGCAATTCTCAATTTGCAGGCCAAGAGGCAATGGTCATACTGGACAATGTGTTCATTCCAAATGATCTGATTTTCATGAACGGCGAAGTAGAGTTTGCCGCAATGCTAGTTGAGCGATTTACCTGCTATCACAGGCGAAGCTATGTTTGCAAGACAGGCCTAGGCGATGTTCTAATTGGAGCAGCAGCTGCAATTTCTGACTATAACGGTATTCCAGACGTATCCCACATACGAGAAAAGCTAGTCGAGATGACGCATCTTAACGAATCAATCTATGCTGCAGGAATATCCTCGTCATACCAAGCACAGGAAATGAAGTCCGGTGTCTGGCTAAATGACGACATGCTGGCAAACGTATGCAAGCACAACGTAACCCGCTTCCCATATGAGATATCAAGACTTGCGCAAGACATCGCGGGGGGTCTAGTCGTTACTTTGCCCTCTGAGCAAGACTTTAGAAACCCAACAACAGGACCACTGCTCAAAAAATACCTGGCGGGCAGAAAGGGAACTGACGTAGAAAACAGAATGAGGATCTTGAGACTAATTGAAAACATGACTCTGGGCAGAAACGCAGTAGGCTATCTGACAGAATCAATGCACGGCGCAGGCTCGCCACAGGCACAGAGAATCCAAATCGCAAGACAAATGCAGCTAAGCTACAAGAAAACTCTTGCAAAGAATCTGGCAAACGTAAAGGACGATCCAGAAGACGCAAAAGAAAACTCGGACTATTTCAAGCGAGTCTTCAAAATCACAAAATAA
- a CDS encoding signal peptidase I, which translates to MAKTKSIIKDVIIVTVGVAAIWIGLQVVFGTQNPFYVVSSGSMIPVLQVYDVLVVNGNEPFENIQVGDIIVFNRPNGHDRVIVHRVETILDDRSESKTIRTKGDANPISIPGTDYPITEEEYIGKVFYVVPQIGYVTRILAPPINYVIIAVIIGIMIVKQYSQKSKEKKEPKFETDPAKDPVPPKEEFTKQDDTPYNDSKMPEIDEDSERDKTQV; encoded by the coding sequence ATGGCAAAGACAAAGAGCATCATCAAGGATGTCATAATTGTAACAGTAGGAGTTGCCGCAATCTGGATTGGCCTCCAAGTGGTCTTTGGAACGCAAAATCCGTTCTATGTCGTGTCTAGCGGAAGCATGATTCCCGTTTTGCAGGTATATGACGTTCTGGTAGTAAATGGAAACGAGCCTTTTGAGAACATACAAGTAGGCGACATCATTGTGTTTAATCGACCCAACGGACACGACAGGGTAATTGTGCACAGGGTAGAGACAATATTAGATGACAGGTCAGAGTCCAAGACAATACGCACAAAGGGAGACGCAAACCCAATCTCTATTCCTGGAACCGACTATCCAATCACAGAAGAAGAATACATCGGCAAAGTCTTCTATGTGGTGCCGCAAATCGGCTATGTCACAAGGATTTTGGCCCCGCCAATCAACTATGTCATAATTGCAGTCATCATAGGAATAATGATAGTAAAGCAATATTCGCAAAAATCAAAGGAGAAAAAAGAGCCGAAATTTGAGACAGACCCCGCAAAGGATCCAGTCCCGCCAAAAGAGGAATTTACAAAGCAAGACGACACGCCATACAACGATTCCAAAATGCCCGAAATTGATGAAGATTCAGAAAGAGACAAGACCCAAGTTTGA
- the ureC gene encoding urease subunit alpha: MTLEIPRKKYVDLFGPTTGDKVRLGDTDLIIEIEKDLIGYGDEAVFGGGKSIRDGSAQASGVIYDDSVDLVITNAIIMDPVLGIIKADIGIKDGKIFKIGKAGNPNTTDGVDIIISSNTEIISGEHLICTPGVIDTHIHFISPQQAIDAICGGTTTMIGGGTGPADGTNATTCTPGKWNMHRMIQATEEFPINFGFLGKGNDSQEESLIDQIREGACGLKLHEDWGTTPATIDAALRVADKTDTQIAIHTDTLNECGYVDDTIAAIAGRAIHTYHTEGAGGGHAPDIMKIASEPNVLPSSTNPTRPYTVNTLDEHLDMMMVCHHLNSSVPEDVSFAESRIRAETIAAEDILHDVGAISMMSSDSQAMGRVGETTTRCWQSADKMKKSFGRHKDETAENDNFRVKRYLAKITINPAITHGISQHVGSLEPGKIADIVVWSPQFFGAKPKMIIKGGMIAYSLMGDPNASIPTTEPIYYRPMFGSLGRAKQAISFVFTSRLALENGIESKLGITKKFLVVKNCRNIGKKDMVLNDATPKIEIDPETYQVKVDGNLATTKPATSVSLARLYNLF; encoded by the coding sequence ATGACGCTAGAGATTCCGCGGAAAAAATACGTTGATCTTTTTGGTCCCACAACAGGAGACAAAGTCAGGCTTGGAGACACTGATCTAATCATAGAAATTGAAAAAGACTTGATTGGATATGGGGATGAGGCCGTCTTTGGCGGAGGAAAAAGCATCAGGGACGGTTCGGCACAAGCAAGTGGTGTGATTTACGACGACTCGGTGGATCTGGTCATTACAAACGCAATCATCATGGATCCAGTTCTTGGAATAATCAAGGCAGACATTGGAATCAAGGACGGAAAGATTTTCAAAATAGGTAAAGCCGGCAATCCAAACACCACAGACGGAGTTGATATCATCATATCGTCAAACACGGAGATAATTTCTGGCGAGCACTTGATCTGCACGCCGGGAGTAATAGACACGCATATCCATTTTATTTCTCCACAGCAGGCAATAGACGCAATTTGCGGAGGCACCACCACCATGATAGGAGGCGGGACGGGGCCTGCAGACGGAACCAATGCCACCACATGCACACCAGGAAAATGGAACATGCACAGGATGATACAGGCAACAGAAGAATTCCCAATCAATTTTGGCTTTCTTGGAAAGGGAAACGACTCTCAAGAAGAATCCCTAATTGATCAGATCAGAGAAGGCGCATGTGGCCTCAAGTTGCACGAAGACTGGGGTACTACGCCGGCAACAATAGATGCCGCGCTACGAGTAGCAGACAAGACTGATACCCAGATTGCCATACACACAGACACGCTAAACGAGTGCGGTTATGTGGATGATACCATTGCAGCAATTGCCGGAAGGGCAATCCATACATACCACACAGAGGGCGCCGGAGGAGGCCATGCCCCAGACATAATGAAAATAGCAAGCGAGCCAAACGTCCTGCCCTCATCTACAAACCCGACTAGGCCATATACGGTAAACACACTTGATGAGCACCTAGACATGATGATGGTTTGCCACCACCTCAACTCGTCTGTTCCAGAGGACGTCTCGTTTGCAGAGTCAAGAATTCGCGCAGAGACAATTGCCGCAGAAGACATCCTTCATGATGTTGGGGCAATAAGCATGATGTCATCAGACAGCCAGGCAATGGGAAGAGTTGGCGAGACGACCACCAGATGCTGGCAAAGCGCAGACAAGATGAAGAAAAGTTTTGGCAGACACAAGGACGAAACTGCAGAGAATGACAATTTCAGAGTAAAGCGCTACTTGGCAAAAATAACAATAAACCCGGCAATAACTCACGGAATCTCTCAACATGTCGGCTCGCTAGAGCCCGGCAAAATTGCGGACATTGTGGTGTGGTCGCCGCAGTTTTTTGGCGCAAAACCCAAAATGATAATCAAGGGAGGTATGATTGCGTATTCTTTGATGGGAGATCCAAACGCCTCAATTCCCACAACAGAGCCAATCTACTACAGGCCCATGTTTGGGTCCCTGGGACGGGCAAAGCAGGCAATCTCGTTTGTGTTTACGTCAAGACTTGCACTAGAAAACGGCATCGAGAGCAAGCTTGGGATAACAAAAAAGTTTCTTGTCGTAAAGAACTGCCGTAACATTGGGAAAAAAGACATGGTCCTCAATGACGCCACGCCAAAAATCGAGATCGACCCAGAGACATACCAAGTAAAAGTTGACGGCAATCTAGCAACAACAAAGCCTGCCACAAGCGTTTCGCTTGCAAGGCTATACAACTTGTTCTGA
- a CDS encoding dienelactone hydrolase family protein: MMRRTGIFVVGIMTALLFSVFVIPAKAVQTNDDSHIHFVVSESPRMQFLKSGSINMVSCPEGLDLVMKKSTGTPACVRPHTATLLIDRGWALHVLPDYTNTDNNSELFEGSLGGLKVEAHDVNYFEDYVGYLAAPANQDQSYPGIIIIHEWWGLNDNIKQTAENLASHGYVVLAVDLYGKPAVTMADEARQLTASYDQQKGTANMIGAKKYLEENHGVEKIASIGWCFGGAQSLNLALNTDMDATVIYYGRLVTDKDQLSAINWPVLGIFAGLDQGIPVESVNEFEQALDELGIQNEIHIYPDVDHAFANPSGQRYAPEETRDAWQKTISFLASNLQ; encoded by the coding sequence ATGATGCGCCGTACTGGAATATTTGTAGTTGGTATAATGACTGCATTGCTTTTCTCGGTGTTTGTAATTCCAGCAAAAGCAGTCCAGACAAACGACGACTCGCATATCCATTTTGTGGTATCTGAATCGCCAAGAATGCAGTTTCTCAAGTCTGGCTCCATAAACATGGTTTCGTGTCCAGAGGGACTAGACCTTGTAATGAAAAAAAGCACTGGCACGCCTGCATGCGTTAGGCCACATACTGCAACTCTGCTAATCGATCGAGGCTGGGCATTACATGTCCTGCCTGACTATACTAATACAGACAACAACTCTGAGCTCTTCGAGGGAAGCTTGGGAGGCCTCAAAGTTGAGGCGCACGATGTGAATTATTTTGAGGATTATGTTGGATATCTGGCAGCACCTGCAAATCAGGATCAGAGCTATCCCGGGATAATCATAATTCATGAATGGTGGGGGCTAAACGACAACATCAAGCAGACGGCGGAAAACTTGGCATCGCACGGATATGTTGTACTTGCAGTTGATCTCTATGGCAAGCCAGCAGTAACAATGGCAGATGAGGCAAGACAGTTGACTGCGTCATACGACCAGCAAAAAGGAACGGCCAACATGATTGGCGCAAAAAAATACTTGGAGGAAAACCATGGAGTTGAGAAAATTGCGTCAATTGGCTGGTGCTTTGGAGGAGCACAATCCCTAAACTTGGCGCTAAACACTGACATGGATGCAACCGTCATTTACTATGGAAGGCTAGTAACAGACAAGGACCAGCTATCTGCAATAAACTGGCCAGTCCTTGGAATTTTTGCCGGCCTTGATCAGGGAATTCCAGTAGAGTCTGTTAATGAATTTGAGCAGGCACTAGACGAGCTGGGAATACAAAATGAAATTCACATCTATCCGGATGTGGATCATGCGTTTGCAAATCCGTCAGGACAGAGATATGCACCTGAGGAAACAAGGGATGCGTGGCAAAAAACAATCTCGTTTTTGGCATCCAATCTGCAATGA
- a CDS encoding urease accessory protein UreF codes for MDTDFSSLSIMQLSDSFFPAGLYTMSNGLEAMHRQKMITGPTDVQNLIEMYYVQQVGPADCVALANAYDFAATKSLDEIIQIDDTIYKTKLVREQREASVRSGKQLIKCVLSLVDDSFATEYHEKILQSKTPGTYPVAFSIAAQLFGISKQDACLMLFYGFATSMVGAALRLGIIQHIQSQQIINSLKPVISDQVRKYISKSPDRIWQFLPQADILQMHHEKMEAKMFIT; via the coding sequence ATGGACACTGATTTTTCAAGCCTTAGTATAATGCAGCTGTCGGACTCGTTTTTTCCGGCCGGCCTTTACACCATGTCAAATGGGCTTGAGGCAATGCATCGACAAAAAATGATAACCGGCCCAACTGATGTGCAAAATCTAATCGAGATGTATTATGTACAGCAAGTAGGACCTGCTGACTGCGTGGCGCTTGCAAATGCATATGACTTTGCTGCCACTAAAAGCCTAGATGAGATAATACAGATTGATGACACAATCTACAAAACCAAGCTGGTAAGAGAACAACGGGAGGCATCCGTGCGATCTGGCAAACAGCTAATCAAGTGCGTTTTATCCCTTGTTGATGATTCATTTGCCACGGAATATCATGAAAAGATTCTACAGTCAAAAACCCCTGGCACATATCCTGTTGCCTTTTCCATTGCGGCCCAACTTTTTGGGATCTCAAAACAAGACGCATGTCTTATGTTGTTTTATGGGTTTGCAACAAGTATGGTCGGGGCTGCATTGCGTCTTGGAATCATACAGCACATACAAAGCCAGCAAATAATCAACTCACTCAAACCAGTCATCAGTGACCAAGTAAGAAAATACATCTCAAAGTCCCCAGACCGAATTTGGCAGTTCTTGCCACAAGCAGACATTTTGCAGATGCACCATGAAAAAATGGAAGCAAAAATGTTCATAACGTGA